Genomic DNA from Vibrio vulnificus CMCP6:
CTTCAGTAATACGCGCGTCGCGTTCAACTTGTGTTGCTCCTGGCGTCTTCAAGCGCAGATCTTTGACGTTTTTAAAGACAGTGCGTGACAAAGGAGGGCTGGTCAGCGACGCTGAACCGAAGATCCCCATGCGATATCCGGCGCTTTGCAGGCTATCCATAAACACTGGAGCGGTTTGACTGGCGTAAAAACTGTCCCAATAGGTGGCAGGCAGGCTATAGAACAGGCTAAACATGCCCGCTTGGGTAGAATTGCCGCCACTCATGTGCTGCGAAAAGTTGGCCGTCTTTTGTGCAAATTGGCTGACGTTAGGCATAATTTCTGCCGTGGCGTCGCTGTGTCGCCAAGCGTCCACTAAGATAAACAGCACGTTGGGCTGTTTTGTTTGTGTCGGTAAGCTGACGGGCTCAAGTGGGTAGTCCAGTTGACTGCCCTCGACGTTTTTCAACTCAACGCGATTTTGCGCCGCAATCTTTTCATCGACAAAGCCGTTTTTGTACATGAAAGAGCGGGCGGTGAGTGGGTAATAAAGCGGCCAGTTATTGGTAAATTGGCTGACTTCATTGTCGTACAACGCATTTTTATACGCATGCACCATTTGGCTGCTCAGCAACATCACAAACCATAATGCGACAAAAGCGAATTTGAGTTTGCTGTTAGCGAGAAGCTTGCTGAGCCATACCGCGATGGCGAGGCCAATGAACATCACCGCAATCTCCGAGATGAAAATCAACCAACTTAACCAAGAGATATTGAAGACTTCGTTCCCGCCATCAAAAAACATGCGGATCAGCAAGCCATTGATATGAAATTTGTAGTGTTGGAAAACCGTGATATCGATCTTCAGCGCAATCACTAACAGAGCGGCAAGTGTGATGACGATGCCTTTGAACAGTCGAGTTGGCAACAGTGTCAGTGGAAGACTGAGCAGCATGATGGGTAAGCTGAGTAAACCGAGCCAGCCCAGCTGGGTTGCAATAAGATAGAAGCTTTGTAGTCCCGATAGATCTTGAGAGGGATCGGATGAGAGTACAAACGGGTAACAGGCGATGGACAGATAAACCGTGAAGCAAGCAAAAAAAGCAATCAGCCACGCGCTATTGGAGGAGAGTTTTCGCAACATCTTTTTGAATCCCATAGCGAGTTATAAATAATTTTGATAAAAACGAGCGGAAGTATAAAACAGTGTTTTTTAACTTTAAAGACGTGAAGCGTGTCACATTTGGTACGGAAGTGTAATTTTCTCCTGACAATGTCTTTTGCTGACAAACTGACCAAGAATCGCTACCGATATAACCTTTCTGGAAATCAGTGAGTTAGAACTATGTGGCCACTCAGCGAGCTGTGCTAAGCTAACGCTTAGTGATTGTCTTTCCGGAAGCTAACTCGTGTTTACTGTCTATCACTCCAATCAAGTGGATGTGCTCAAATCTCTGTTGGTGGAACTGATTCGCCTCAATCCTTTGCAAAATCCCTTCGACAAAGAGCAAATCTTGGTGCAAAGCCCAGGCATGTCTCAATGGTTGAAAATGGAACTGGCGAAAGAGTTTGGCGTGGCAGCAAACATCGAATTTCCGCTACCCGCGACATTTATCTGGGATATGTTTACCCACGTTTTGGCGGATGTGCCAAAACGCAGTGCTTTTAACAAAGAAGCGATGACGTGGAAGCTGATGCATTTGTTGCCGCAGCAACTTGCACTGGCGGAGTTCTCGCCTTTAGCTCGCTATCTTCAAGACGATGAAGAAGGTGCCAAGCTTTACCAACTGTCGGAAAAAATTGCCGATATTTTTGATGGCTATTTGGTGTATCGCCCTGAATGGATACGTGATTGGGAAGCGGGGAAGGCCGTGGCTGAGATTGGTGATGAGCATCCTTGGCAGCCCATGTTGTGGCAAGCACTGTATGACCATACCGTCGCGCTTGGGCAATCGCCGTACCATCGCGCCAACCTATACGAACATTTCATTGATAGCTTAGAAAACTACACTGGCCAGTTTGAACACTTGCCGCAGCGCTTGTTTGTTTTCGGTATCACCTCACTGCCTCCACGTTACATGGACGCGCTTAAAACGCTCGGTCAGCATATTGACGTGCATCTGATGTTTACCAACCCGTGTCGATACTATTGGGGTGAAGTGCGCGATCGCAAATTTCTGGCTCGTTTGGCGGCGAAACAGCGTCAGCACCTCGTGTGGCAACAAGATCATTCGCAGCTTCAGGGCCAAAGTGAGCAATTGAAAGGCAGTATTGAAGACAATCTTGCCGATGAACTGCACACCGAGGTGGTGGGCAACAGCTTGCTGGCTTCGATGGGCAAACTTGGCCGTGACAACATGTACTTGTTGTCACAATTGGAATCGCATGAGATTGAAGCGTTTGTCGATATCGAACCAGACTCGCTATTGCATCAACTGCAAGCCGACATCCTCAACTTGGAAGAGCACCAAGATGACGACCATATCGAGAGCAGCCATCATAAACCGCTCATCGAAGCGAATGATCGCTCTTTGAGCCTGCACGTCTGCCACAGCCCAATGCGTGAAGTGGAAGTGCTGCACGATCAATTGCTGGCGATGTTCGATGCCGACCCAACCCTCAAACCGCGCGATATTATCGTGATGGTGGCGGACATCAATGCCTACAGCCCTGCGATTCAAGCGGTGTTTGGCAACGCGCCGGGTGAACGATTCATCCCCTATTCCATTTCAGATCGAACCGCCGATCAAGAAAGCCCGATTCTCAACGCGTTTTTGACGTTGGTGAATTTGCCACAAATGCGCTGTTTGGCGTCAGAGCTGTTGGAACTGCTAGAAACCCCCGCGATTTTGCAGAAATTCTCCTTGAGTGAAACGGAGTTCTTGCAAGCAAAACAATGGGTGGAAGCGTCAGGTATCCGTTGGGGGCTCGATGCGCAAACTGGATGTGAGTTTGACCTACCTCAGACAAGACAAAATACCTGGCAGTTTGGTATTCAACGCATGTTACTTGGCTACGCCATGCCAGAATCGGCTGGCTTGTTCCAAAGCGGTGAGGAATGGCTTGCTCCTTACAACGAAGTTCAGGGAATGGGAGCGGAGCTGGCGGGCAAACTGAGCTACTTCATTGAAAAGGTGCGCTGCTATCGCCACGCCTTAGCTCAAGCGCAAAACATTGACGCATGGCGACAACAATTACACGGTGTCTTGGCGGATTTCTTCGCCGTCGACTTAGAAGGCGAAGTGGCATTGAAATCGATTCGCGATACGTTGGGACAGTTAAAAGAACAGTTGAGTGATGCGGCATTTGAGGCGGAATTGTCACCGAGTGTGATTCGTCAATATCTGCTCAATAAACTGTCCGGTAGTCGTGTAAGCCAGCGTTTTCTTGCCGGACAAGTGAATTTTTGTACCTTGATGCCGATGCGTTCGATTCCATTTCGCACCGTCTGTTTATTAGGGATGAACGATGGCGTCTATCCACGCAGTGTGGCGCCGGAAGGATTCGATTTAATTCATGGCCGCGCCAGAGCCGGGGATCGCTCTCGCCGCGACGATGACCGCTACTTGTTCCTTGAAGCTCTGTTGTCTGCGCAGCAAAGTGTTTACATCAGCTATGTCGGACGTTCCGTGCAAGACAACACAGAGAAAGTGCCGTCGGTGCTGGTGGCTGAGTTGATGGAGTATTGTCAGCAAAACTACTGTTTAGCGGGGGATGAGCATCTGGGTGTGGATGAATCCGGTGCGCATCTATTAAAGGCGATCACCTGCGAGCATCCCATGGTGCCATTTAGCCCCAAAGCTTTTTTAGGTGAACCTCCGAGCAACGCGAAAAGCTATGCCAAAGAGTGGATTCCAGCGGCCCAGCAGCAGAGCGAAGGCCAAGTGCCATCGCAGCCAAGTGCGCCATTTTATCAAGCCCTTGACGATTATTTACTGGGTGCCACGTTCCCGCTTGAACTGGATTTGGTTGAACTGCAACGTTTCTGGCGACTGCCGGTACAGTACTTCTTCAATCGCCGTTTGAAAGTCGTTTTCGAGCCGCCAATGGCCGTGATGGCAGATGAAGAGCCGTTTGTGTTGGATGGGCTCAACAGCTTCCAATTGCGTGAACAGTTGTTGCATCGTCTCTTATCGGATGAAAACTGCACGCCTGACATGGTACAGCCGCTGATTGAGGGCGTACGCAGTGAAATGCGTGCACAGGGCAAGTTGCCGATCGGCGCCTTTGGTGAGTTGGAATTTGACACCAACCGCGTGCAAGCTGAAGCATTAATAGAAAAACTAACCGGACTATCTCACGCTGCTTTGGATGATCTCGAAGTGGATCTGACTTTTACGCCATTTGGTGAAGGCAAAACGATTCATTTGAGCGGTTGGTTAACGCAGCACTATCAATCGGGTCTATTGCGTTATCGCAGTGGCAAAATTCGCTCACAAGATTACTTAGCTGGTTGGATTGATCACCTTTCGATGTCGGCCATGGGCGTTGCCAAAGTGACGCATTTGATTGGCTACGACAAGAAAGAAGGGGTTGTGCACCTCAAATACTCGGCGATGGCGGATGCTGGCCAGGCCAAATCGTTGCTTAACGAATTGATCCGCCTGTATATCGAAGGCATGACTCAGCCTTTGGCGTATTTCCCCAAAACCGCATTGGCGGCCATCGAAGCTGGCATAAGCCGCGGGCAATGGAACGATGATGAAGAGAAAGCGTTGAAAAAAATGGCGGATACCTTCAATGATGGTTTCTTGGGTGCAGGGGAAGGCGCTGACAGTTACATCAGTCGTATTTGGCCAAAATGGAATGAACAACTGGCCCATCAAGTACGTTTGATGAGTAGTTTGGTGCTGCAAGGGGCAAGATTGTCCGTTGTGGATGCGTCAGAGGAAGCATAGACGATGCCCTTCAAAGTCAACAATGGGATAAAAAAGCGCTGCAATGGAGAGGAAGTAGGGTGGCCGCCAGAAAATCATTATCGTGTAGGGCGTTTGCTGTACGGCCACAAGGTCAGAGGGACCATGATTCGGTTGAGTGGTTCGTGTCGAACCCTTTGATCTCGTGAGGCGCATACTACCCAGTGCGGCAAGGATGTTCCGTGAGTAAGATCCCACAACATCCTAATATTTAGAGAGTTAAGACAAATTCATAGCGTTTTTAAGGTTTGATCACAGATCAAACAGCAGATGATCCGGAGACAGTGAGTAAGATGACGCACAAGCCCGAGCCAACCCCGTTACAAACCATGACCTTTCCATTGCATGGCGCAAGGTTAATTGAAGCGTCGGCGGGGACAGGTAAAACTTTCACCATTGCTGGATTGTATTTACGCTTACTGCTTGGTCATGGCAGTGAAGAGACGCGTCATCAAGTCCCACTGACTGTGGATCAAATCTTGGTCGTGACCTTTACCGAAGCCGCAACGGGTGAGCTGCGTGATCGCATTCGTGCGCGTATTCACGATGCGCGTTTGGCGTTTGCTCGAGGAGAAAGCCAAGATCCCGTCATTGAGCCGCTGCTGCGTGACTTTCCCGATCACAAGCAGGCCGCCGCCATTTTGCTGCAAGCCGAAAGACAGATGGACGAAGCGGCGGTGTTCACCATTCACGGTTTTTGCCAACGGATGCTAACGCAAAATGCGTTTGAGTCGGGCAGCCGTTTTAACAATGAATTTGTCACCGATGAGAGCCAGCTAAAAGCA
This window encodes:
- a CDS encoding DUF3413 domain-containing protein, with the protein product MLRKLSSNSAWLIAFFACFTVYLSIACYPFVLSSDPSQDLSGLQSFYLIATQLGWLGLLSLPIMLLSLPLTLLPTRLFKGIVITLAALLVIALKIDITVFQHYKFHINGLLIRMFFDGGNEVFNISWLSWLIFISEIAVMFIGLAIAVWLSKLLANSKLKFAFVALWFVMLLSSQMVHAYKNALYDNEVSQFTNNWPLYYPLTARSFMYKNGFVDEKIAAQNRVELKNVEGSQLDYPLEPVSLPTQTKQPNVLFILVDAWRHSDATAEIMPNVSQFAQKTANFSQHMSGGNSTQAGMFSLFYSLPATYWDSFYASQTAPVFMDSLQSAGYRMGIFGSASLTSPPLSRTVFKNVKDLRLKTPGATQVERDARITEDFIAFEAQPSDQPYFGFLFYDSAHGTEFPEPEGAKFTPYWERVDHILLNNDFDAELYHNRYKNSLYYIDGLIGKVLSKIDLENTIVVITSDHGEEFNDNRMNYWGHSGNYSQAQIHVPLYIYAPGQTAKTYDYRTTHFDVVPTLMEMLFDNKINTADFSVGDNLFDATKSRDWFIAGSYYNYALVGQEMMMVVNPAGNSKQLNNQLKIVKDHKVPVNVIQQSLELMSRFYHKG
- the recC gene encoding exodeoxyribonuclease V subunit gamma, with translation MFTVYHSNQVDVLKSLLVELIRLNPLQNPFDKEQILVQSPGMSQWLKMELAKEFGVAANIEFPLPATFIWDMFTHVLADVPKRSAFNKEAMTWKLMHLLPQQLALAEFSPLARYLQDDEEGAKLYQLSEKIADIFDGYLVYRPEWIRDWEAGKAVAEIGDEHPWQPMLWQALYDHTVALGQSPYHRANLYEHFIDSLENYTGQFEHLPQRLFVFGITSLPPRYMDALKTLGQHIDVHLMFTNPCRYYWGEVRDRKFLARLAAKQRQHLVWQQDHSQLQGQSEQLKGSIEDNLADELHTEVVGNSLLASMGKLGRDNMYLLSQLESHEIEAFVDIEPDSLLHQLQADILNLEEHQDDDHIESSHHKPLIEANDRSLSLHVCHSPMREVEVLHDQLLAMFDADPTLKPRDIIVMVADINAYSPAIQAVFGNAPGERFIPYSISDRTADQESPILNAFLTLVNLPQMRCLASELLELLETPAILQKFSLSETEFLQAKQWVEASGIRWGLDAQTGCEFDLPQTRQNTWQFGIQRMLLGYAMPESAGLFQSGEEWLAPYNEVQGMGAELAGKLSYFIEKVRCYRHALAQAQNIDAWRQQLHGVLADFFAVDLEGEVALKSIRDTLGQLKEQLSDAAFEAELSPSVIRQYLLNKLSGSRVSQRFLAGQVNFCTLMPMRSIPFRTVCLLGMNDGVYPRSVAPEGFDLIHGRARAGDRSRRDDDRYLFLEALLSAQQSVYISYVGRSVQDNTEKVPSVLVAELMEYCQQNYCLAGDEHLGVDESGAHLLKAITCEHPMVPFSPKAFLGEPPSNAKSYAKEWIPAAQQQSEGQVPSQPSAPFYQALDDYLLGATFPLELDLVELQRFWRLPVQYFFNRRLKVVFEPPMAVMADEEPFVLDGLNSFQLREQLLHRLLSDENCTPDMVQPLIEGVRSEMRAQGKLPIGAFGELEFDTNRVQAEALIEKLTGLSHAALDDLEVDLTFTPFGEGKTIHLSGWLTQHYQSGLLRYRSGKIRSQDYLAGWIDHLSMSAMGVAKVTHLIGYDKKEGVVHLKYSAMADAGQAKSLLNELIRLYIEGMTQPLAYFPKTALAAIEAGISRGQWNDDEEKALKKMADTFNDGFLGAGEGADSYISRIWPKWNEQLAHQVRLMSSLVLQGARLSVVDASEEA